Proteins from a single region of Bacteroidota bacterium:
- a CDS encoding transporter substrate-binding domain-containing protein produces the protein MIKKAIRKIIKAFSLLSLILLLITCSHSPNVNNFQDYKQYGGNGLMNLIKLRGKIIAITNYNSTDYFIYRGEKMGYQYDLLNSFANYLGVKLEIIIDNELDKAIKDLNTGIGDLIAMDITITRDRVAQVDFSNPMNQIRQVLVQRKPQNWRKMSTWDEVESHLILNPLELAGKTIYIPSNISFRMRLKNLSDEIGDTISVIEEKGKTMEELIDMVESGQIGYTIADEPVALISQNFYPDIDVGTAVSFSQNTAWAVRKGSNDLLIEINKWLEGFKRSKEAKLTFNKYFKNPRIGRANIEDYHSLTRGRISDYDEFIKVQSNILGWDWRLLASLIFQESGFNQNTSSWAGAFGMMQLMPATAKKFGVDSLSSPEANIVAGVKFLKYLDDQFEDIVTDENERHKFVLASYNVGIAHVYDAMRLAEKYNKDPAVWTNNVDSFMLFKSNPQYYSDSVVYYGYARGSETYNFVNKVLEKFNQYKTINN, from the coding sequence ATGATTAAGAAAGCCATCAGAAAGATAATAAAAGCATTTTCACTTTTATCGTTGATCTTATTGCTTATTACCTGCTCACACTCCCCCAATGTAAATAATTTTCAGGATTATAAACAGTATGGAGGGAATGGATTAATGAATCTGATCAAATTAAGGGGAAAGATCATTGCCATTACTAACTATAATTCGACGGATTATTTTATATACAGGGGGGAGAAAATGGGATATCAATATGATCTTTTAAATTCATTTGCCAATTATTTGGGTGTTAAACTGGAGATCATCATTGATAATGAACTTGATAAAGCCATTAAAGATCTGAACACCGGTATAGGCGACCTGATTGCAATGGATATTACGATAACGCGTGACAGGGTTGCTCAGGTTGATTTTTCCAATCCGATGAATCAGATACGGCAGGTCCTAGTGCAGCGGAAGCCTCAAAACTGGCGCAAGATGAGCACATGGGATGAAGTTGAATCCCATCTCATCCTTAATCCTCTGGAACTGGCAGGAAAGACCATATATATTCCAAGTAACATTTCATTCAGAATGCGTTTAAAGAATCTATCTGATGAAATCGGCGACACCATTTCAGTTATTGAAGAAAAAGGCAAGACCATGGAAGAGCTGATCGATATGGTAGAAAGCGGACAAATCGGATATACTATTGCCGATGAGCCCGTTGCGTTGATAAGCCAGAACTTTTATCCTGATATAGATGTAGGGACTGCTGTCAGTTTTTCTCAGAATACCGCCTGGGCTGTCAGAAAAGGATCAAATGATCTTTTAATTGAAATCAATAAATGGTTGGAAGGGTTCAAACGGTCAAAAGAGGCCAAATTAACTTTTAATAAGTATTTCAAGAATCCCAGGATCGGCAGGGCTAATATTGAAGACTATCATAGTTTGACAAGGGGCAGGATATCGGATTATGATGAATTCATCAAAGTGCAGAGCAACATACTTGGATGGGACTGGCGTCTTCTTGCTTCACTTATTTTTCAGGAATCTGGTTTTAACCAGAACACCAGTTCATGGGCCGGTGCTTTTGGCATGATGCAGCTTATGCCTGCTACAGCTAAGAAATTTGGTGTAGATTCATTATCGTCACCAGAGGCAAATATCGTAGCGGGTGTTAAATTTCTTAAATACCTTGACGATCAGTTTGAAGATATTGTAACAGACGAAAATGAACGACATAAGTTTGTCCTTGCTTCATATAATGTTGGCATAGCTCATGTATATGATGCTATGCGTCTGGCTGAAAAATACAATAAGGATCCGGCAGTCTGGACAAATAATGTAGATTCATTCATGCTTTTCAAATCCAATCCTCAATATTATTCTGACTCAGTGGTATATTATGGTTATGCCAGGGGGTCAGAGACGTATAACTTTGTAAATAAAGTCCTTGAGAAGTTCAATCAATATAAAACGATAAATAATTAG
- a CDS encoding OmpA family protein — MSFIIFSCLTALNAQVNVAFDEDNFPGEQKKLLKEAIKEIREGDDNFFNDIPQYAFAIEHYLKANGFNPNNALLNYKIGVCYIKTVQKTKSISFFEKALSFDPQVKPDLLYLLGQAYHLNLETDKAIQKFEEYRQSLTPNELSQLNVQIDKKISECEVAKEMIGNPVRVFIDNLGSPVNSKYPDYSPYINEDETVLMFTSSRDNTTGGGIDPFDLMYFEDIYISFRDKNTDTWEAPVNPGKPLNTDSHDAIVGISPDGKHALIYKGENGGDIFECFIKDGGWQYPRPLPKEINTEYHETSASYAPDMQTIYFVSDKPGGYGGKDIYVSQMVRKGNSDKYEYSKAVNIGASINTPYDEEGVFMSSDGKSLYFSSKGHRNMGGYDIFRSENVNGIWTEPVNLGYPVNTPDDDVFFSISRNGRHAYYSSFDPNGIGQRDLFMITFLGPEKPVITKDDWDVQTFKLEPTNEIILAGKKEIKAIQLAIIKGVIRDAVTLEPVGAVPVEIFDNELGVKVASFESSSETSEYLVSLPSGRNYGFAVKAKEYMFYSENLIIPASTSVQEINRDIYLKKIEVGSKIILKNIFFDFNKATLRPESKTELDRLIKLLQDVPSLKIEISGHTDNVGSALYNQQLSENRAKSVVDYLIINGLDSNRLTYVGYGMTQPVATNDTEDGRQMNRRTEFKVLSK; from the coding sequence TTGTCATTTATTATCTTTTCTTGTCTTACAGCTTTAAATGCTCAGGTCAATGTGGCATTTGATGAAGATAATTTTCCCGGGGAACAAAAAAAACTGCTGAAGGAAGCCATTAAAGAAATAAGAGAGGGCGATGATAACTTTTTTAATGATATACCACAGTATGCCTTTGCCATAGAGCACTATCTGAAAGCCAACGGCTTCAATCCCAATAATGCCCTGCTCAATTACAAGATAGGTGTGTGTTATATCAAAACGGTGCAGAAAACCAAGTCAATCTCTTTTTTCGAGAAAGCTCTTTCATTTGATCCACAGGTGAAACCGGATCTGCTCTATTTGCTGGGTCAAGCATACCATCTTAATCTTGAAACAGATAAAGCTATTCAGAAATTCGAAGAGTATCGTCAATCACTGACTCCTAACGAATTATCTCAGCTTAACGTGCAGATAGATAAAAAAATCAGCGAATGCGAGGTAGCAAAAGAGATGATCGGCAATCCTGTCAGGGTTTTTATTGATAATCTTGGTAGTCCTGTCAATTCAAAGTATCCGGATTATAGTCCATATATCAATGAAGATGAAACTGTTCTGATGTTCACATCAAGCAGGGACAATACCACTGGAGGGGGTATAGATCCGTTTGATCTGATGTATTTTGAGGATATATACATTTCTTTCAGGGACAAGAATACGGATACCTGGGAGGCACCTGTAAATCCCGGGAAGCCACTGAACACTGATTCTCATGATGCTATTGTTGGCATCTCTCCCGATGGTAAGCATGCACTAATATACAAAGGTGAGAATGGCGGTGATATTTTTGAATGCTTCATTAAAGATGGCGGATGGCAATATCCCCGACCGCTGCCCAAAGAGATCAACACAGAATATCATGAAACATCCGCATCGTATGCTCCTGACATGCAAACGATCTATTTTGTGAGTGATAAACCCGGAGGATATGGAGGCAAGGACATTTATGTCAGCCAGATGGTCAGAAAAGGGAATAGCGATAAGTATGAATACAGTAAAGCTGTAAATATTGGGGCGTCCATTAACACACCCTATGATGAGGAAGGCGTATTCATGAGTTCTGATGGCAAGTCGTTATATTTCAGCTCAAAGGGTCATAGGAATATGGGTGGTTATGATATTTTCAGGTCCGAAAATGTTAATGGTATATGGACAGAGCCTGTGAATCTTGGATATCCCGTCAATACGCCTGATGATGATGTCTTCTTTTCAATTTCCAGGAATGGCCGTCATGCCTATTATTCCTCCTTCGATCCTAATGGCATTGGACAACGTGATCTTTTCATGATCACATTTCTTGGACCCGAAAAACCCGTTATCACTAAAGACGATTGGGATGTCCAGACTTTCAAATTGGAACCGACGAATGAAATAATCCTCGCCGGCAAGAAAGAAATAAAAGCGATACAACTGGCCATCATTAAAGGAGTGATACGTGATGCCGTGACTTTAGAACCGGTTGGTGCGGTTCCTGTTGAAATTTTTGATAATGAACTGGGCGTGAAAGTCGCATCATTTGAATCATCAAGTGAGACAAGTGAATATTTAGTATCGTTGCCATCCGGCAGGAACTATGGTTTTGCAGTAAAAGCAAAGGAATACATGTTTTATTCTGAGAACCTTATCATTCCAGCCTCAACGTCTGTCCAGGAAATCAACAGGGATATTTATTTGAAAAAGATTGAAGTTGGGAGCAAGATAATTCTGAAAAATATTTTCTTTGATTTTAATAAAGCCACATTACGACCTGAGTCAAAAACAGAACTGGACAGGCTGATCAAGTTGCTGCAAGATGTTCCTTCTCTAAAAATTGAGATATCAGGACATACTGATAACGTTGGTTCTGCGTTATATAACCAGCAACTTTCGGAAAACCGGGCCAAGTCTGTTGTAGATTACCTGATAATCAACGGCCTTGATTCAAACAGGCTGACCTATGTGGGATATGGCATGACTCAGCCTGTTGCCACGAACGATACAGAGGATGGACGCCAGATGAATCGTAGAACGGAATTTAAAGTACTGAGTAAATGA
- a CDS encoding tetratricopeptide repeat protein: MKYSINTLICFILPALCIYSTGQNSMPTGARPDSVIIGNQQAEILYNKSIDMFNQGLADSAIRALNEALIIKPDFAEAYYNRGVIEYKANLYQSTLNDLNQAIALMPTAWAYYFRGLTNYSLGNNEKASEDFSQAIQLNTNLAEAYYYRAGITFENGQYQVAIDDFSRAILLKNDFANAYNFRGKAYLEIGQLKKAQDDFLKATMLDPRLYFAFDNLGRIKMEQNDYEEAETDFTAAIKIKPDYISAYNSRGLAKYYLGNYEAAIKDFNEAFSINPTYFIAINNRGSARFKLKDYSGAERDYTEVINAEAGSGYLYLNRGNAREMLRDNKGACADWERAVTLGVGQAKVYIENCK; the protein is encoded by the coding sequence ATGAAATATTCCATAAATACCCTCATTTGCTTCATCCTTCCGGCCTTATGTATTTACAGTACTGGGCAGAATTCCATGCCCACCGGGGCTCGACCAGATTCAGTAATAATAGGTAACCAGCAGGCCGAAATTCTTTATAATAAGTCTATTGACATGTTTAACCAGGGACTGGCTGATTCAGCCATCAGAGCATTGAATGAAGCACTAATAATTAAACCGGACTTTGCCGAAGCCTATTATAATCGTGGAGTCATTGAATATAAGGCAAATTTGTACCAAAGCACACTGAATGATCTCAATCAGGCCATCGCACTGATGCCAACAGCCTGGGCTTATTATTTCAGGGGACTGACGAATTATTCACTCGGTAATAATGAAAAAGCTTCAGAGGACTTCTCGCAGGCCATTCAATTGAACACCAATTTGGCGGAAGCATACTATTATCGTGCTGGTATTACTTTTGAAAATGGTCAATATCAAGTAGCTATAGATGATTTTTCAAGAGCTATCCTGTTAAAAAATGATTTTGCTAATGCGTACAATTTTCGTGGAAAGGCTTATCTGGAGATTGGACAACTAAAAAAGGCGCAGGATGATTTTCTTAAAGCCACAATGCTCGATCCCAGATTGTATTTTGCTTTTGATAACCTTGGGCGTATAAAGATGGAGCAAAATGACTATGAGGAAGCTGAAACGGATTTCACAGCTGCAATTAAAATCAAACCTGATTATATCAGCGCTTATAACAGCCGGGGTTTGGCAAAATATTATCTGGGTAATTATGAAGCTGCGATAAAAGACTTTAATGAGGCCTTCAGCATTAATCCTACCTATTTCATTGCCATAAATAATCGGGGCAGTGCAAGGTTCAAACTCAAAGACTATTCTGGTGCTGAGAGGGATTATACTGAAGTAATAAACGCCGAAGCCGGAAGTGGTTATCTTTATCTGAACCGTGGAAATGCCCGTGAAATGTTAAGGGATAATAAAGGAGCCTGTGCTGATTGGGAAAGGGCAGTTACTCTTGGAGTGGGACAAGCCAAAGTATATATTGAAAATTGTAAATAG
- a CDS encoding KUP/HAK/KT family potassium transporter, protein MSKKFDASHISKITLSGVIITLGIVYGDLGTSPLYVMRSIVGMANQAIDTDFILGALSCIIWTLTLQTTVKYIIITLRADNKGEGGIFALYALIRKKHKWIFIPAIIGGAALLADGVITPSITVVSAIEGLDMVNPNLPVLLITLGIITLLFVIQQFGTSAIGKSFGPIMFVWFLMLGILGTSHIFDFPQVYKAFNPYYAIKLLSTYPGGFLLLGAVFLCTTGAEALYSDLGHCGFLNIRVSWIYVKISLILNYLGQGAWILNHPSALIDGINPFFSIMPQWFLLPGIIISTAAAIIASQALISGSYTIISEAISLNFWPRMKINYPTNIKGQMYISTVNWFLYIAVCFVILFFKESTNMVAAYGLAITITMLMTTTLMTFFLLRIRRPIPLIVVFFLVYLTIEGAFLIANLHKFLYGGWFTLLLAGILCFIMFTWYRGREIKKRFLLFIKISDYADVLKDLKNDETIPKYATNLVYLTRADHKTDVESKIMYSIINKQPKRADKYWFLHLHIVDEPKKMAYKVETIIPDVLMRVDFIIGFKVQPRLNLFFREVIEELVKNNEFNVTSNYDSLKKHNIPGDFRFVLIDRIQNYDFDFPAFDQFIMDFYNIIKKIGISDVKAFGLDTSNIVVEKVPMESDAMIEKFKNIYRINKLNPL, encoded by the coding sequence ATGTCTAAAAAATTTGACGCATCTCACATCTCCAAGATAACCTTATCAGGAGTTATCATTACTTTGGGCATTGTTTATGGGGATCTTGGTACTTCCCCTTTATACGTGATGAGATCCATTGTCGGAATGGCTAATCAAGCTATTGATACAGATTTTATTTTAGGGGCTCTATCCTGTATCATATGGACTTTGACACTTCAAACCACGGTTAAATATATCATCATTACACTCAGAGCCGATAATAAAGGGGAGGGTGGAATTTTTGCCCTGTATGCTCTCATTCGCAAAAAGCATAAATGGATATTTATTCCGGCTATTATAGGTGGAGCAGCCTTATTAGCAGACGGAGTTATAACTCCTTCTATTACTGTTGTATCGGCTATTGAAGGACTTGATATGGTGAATCCCAATCTGCCGGTCCTGTTAATTACCCTGGGGATTATCACACTACTGTTTGTCATCCAGCAATTTGGCACTTCTGCTATTGGAAAATCCTTTGGCCCAATAATGTTCGTATGGTTTCTGATGCTTGGAATCTTAGGTACAAGCCATATTTTTGATTTCCCTCAAGTTTATAAAGCCTTTAATCCATATTACGCTATTAAATTATTGTCCACCTATCCCGGAGGATTCCTGCTTTTAGGCGCTGTTTTCCTCTGCACCACCGGAGCTGAGGCACTTTATTCCGACCTTGGACATTGTGGGTTTTTGAATATCCGTGTTTCATGGATTTACGTTAAGATTTCCCTGATCTTGAATTATCTTGGCCAGGGTGCATGGATACTAAACCATCCATCAGCACTCATTGACGGTATCAATCCGTTCTTTTCGATCATGCCGCAATGGTTTCTCCTACCAGGAATCATTATATCCACAGCGGCAGCTATCATAGCCAGCCAGGCTCTTATTAGCGGTTCATATACCATCATCAGCGAAGCAATCTCTTTGAACTTCTGGCCCAGGATGAAAATCAACTATCCGACAAATATCAAAGGACAAATGTATATTTCTACAGTTAATTGGTTCCTTTACATTGCTGTTTGTTTTGTTATTCTTTTTTTCAAAGAGTCAACCAATATGGTAGCTGCCTATGGACTGGCTATCACCATCACTATGCTGATGACCACCACACTGATGACATTCTTTTTATTGCGCATCAGGAGGCCCATTCCTCTCATCGTAGTTTTCTTTTTAGTCTATCTGACCATCGAAGGCGCCTTTCTCATTGCCAATCTACACAAATTCCTTTATGGCGGCTGGTTTACGTTGCTTCTCGCCGGAATACTTTGTTTTATTATGTTCACATGGTACAGGGGAAGAGAAATTAAAAAACGGTTTTTATTATTTATAAAGATCTCTGACTACGCTGATGTACTGAAAGATTTAAAGAACGATGAAACGATCCCAAAATATGCAACAAACCTGGTATATCTGACAAGAGCTGATCACAAAACCGATGTCGAATCAAAAATCATGTATTCAATCATTAATAAACAACCTAAAAGAGCCGACAAATATTGGTTCCTGCATTTGCATATCGTTGATGAACCTAAAAAGATGGCCTATAAAGTTGAAACAATTATCCCTGATGTGTTAATGAGAGTCGACTTTATTATCGGTTTTAAGGTACAGCCTCGTCTTAACCTATTTTTCAGGGAGGTCATTGAAGAATTGGTAAAAAACAACGAGTTTAATGTGACTAGCAATTATGATTCACTTAAAAAACACAATATCCCTGGTGATTTCAGATTTGTTTTGATCGACCGCATTCAAAACTATGATTTTGATTTCCCCGCATTTGATCAGTTCATTATGGATTTCTATAATATTATTAAAAAAATTGGCATTTCTGATGTCAAAGCTTTTGGTCTCGATACCAGCAACATAGTTGTTGAAAAAGTACCAATGGAGTCAGATGCTATGATTGAAAAATTTAAAAATATTTATAGGATTAATAAATTAAATCCTTTGTAA
- a CDS encoding DUF5723 family protein produces the protein MKKIYLFTLFMLSLSLIYAQTEISNFNATGAGYSTSSLTDYQCLGINPANLGWTWNEHSWNLGLLEAAISIYSEPLTKKQVMHDLFKESIELSYNEKQKAADDFTNARIWASGAVTWFGISYQQEKIGGFAFSIRDRGLWNSVLNDQAALFLFQGYNAPYFDVHIGDTGYSSKPQPASVVYKGTDLDFIWYREYNLGYGRKIIDEKDFLWYGGIGLKYLVGYGSAQYLQDDEGKLVAYSSLSPIFKVDYGKNAINPVTGKGLKKVGTGFGFDIGTTFKYKDLKVGLALNDIGSIKWTGNVFEGYNALADSVYLIETDGIDNYNIFAQGQLIVTDDASKSSQWQALDKKKVKIPMNLKSGASYKFSEKIEAGFDLYVPLGKPVPGRFESPIFGIGGKFTPVDWVQLNIGIVSGGKLGTNIPFGISLFPIKDDEKTWQIGVATRDMLTLFQKTDPTLSIAFGFLRFSFGHKETATRYLEK, from the coding sequence ATGAAAAAAATTTACCTTTTTACACTGTTTATGCTTTCTCTGAGCTTAATTTATGCTCAGACTGAGATCAGCAACTTTAATGCAACCGGTGCCGGTTATTCTACTTCATCGCTTACTGATTACCAATGCCTGGGTATAAATCCGGCGAATCTTGGCTGGACCTGGAATGAACATAGCTGGAACCTGGGTTTGCTCGAAGCGGCTATTTCTATTTATTCTGAACCATTGACCAAAAAACAGGTCATGCATGACCTGTTTAAAGAAAGCATCGAATTATCATACAATGAAAAACAAAAAGCAGCTGATGATTTCACAAATGCCCGAATATGGGCCTCCGGCGCTGTAACCTGGTTCGGGATTTCTTATCAGCAGGAAAAAATTGGCGGATTTGCTTTCAGTATCAGAGACAGAGGCCTGTGGAACTCTGTTCTCAATGATCAGGCAGCGCTATTTCTATTCCAGGGCTACAATGCTCCCTATTTTGATGTTCACATCGGTGATACCGGTTATTCTTCCAAACCTCAACCTGCATCAGTCGTTTATAAGGGAACTGACCTGGATTTTATATGGTATAGAGAATACAACCTGGGGTATGGAAGAAAAATCATAGATGAAAAGGATTTTTTATGGTATGGTGGTATCGGCCTGAAATATCTTGTCGGTTATGGCAGTGCACAATACCTCCAGGATGACGAAGGAAAACTGGTAGCCTATTCTTCGCTGAGCCCCATATTCAAAGTGGATTATGGGAAAAACGCGATTAATCCCGTTACAGGTAAAGGCTTAAAAAAAGTAGGCACCGGCTTTGGATTTGACATTGGTACAACTTTCAAGTATAAAGATCTTAAAGTTGGTTTAGCCCTGAATGATATCGGCAGTATTAAGTGGACAGGAAATGTTTTCGAAGGTTATAATGCTTTAGCAGACAGTGTTTACTTAATTGAAACCGATGGTATTGATAACTACAATATTTTTGCCCAGGGACAACTTATTGTTACTGATGACGCATCGAAGTCTAGTCAGTGGCAGGCCCTCGACAAGAAAAAAGTCAAGATACCGATGAACCTGAAAAGTGGAGCTAGTTACAAGTTTAGTGAAAAGATTGAAGCGGGATTTGATCTGTATGTGCCCCTTGGAAAGCCCGTTCCCGGAAGATTTGAAAGCCCTATATTCGGAATTGGTGGCAAATTCACCCCTGTTGACTGGGTACAACTTAATATTGGTATTGTTTCCGGCGGTAAATTAGGAACAAATATCCCATTTGGCATCTCCCTGTTCCCAATAAAAGATGATGAAAAAACATGGCAGATCGGCGTTGCTACTCGTGACATGTTGACACTGTTCCAGAAAACTGACCCGACACTTTCCATTGCTTTCGGATTCCTGCGATTTAGCTTCGGCCATAAGGAAACAGCCACAAGATACCTCGAAAAGTGA
- a CDS encoding ABC transporter permease has product MRTILFIIQKEFIQIFRNRMMLPVIFVVPIIQLVILVNAATMEMKHIEMYVIDNDLSSISRELVSKFEGSPFYFIKSGSFALNEAENELKRDEVDVILQIPHGFEQKLYRDNHADVQLLISAINGAAAGIIFAYSNSIISDFNSSLLTGSISSSASDMPVTISLTRSFWYNPDLNYKVYMLPGILVILVTIIGMFLSSLNLVREKEMGTIEQINVTPIRKYQFIIGKLLPFWIIALFELAFGLAVGKILFNIPILGNLLLLFGFASLYLLAIMGIGLFISTVSSTQQQVMFLSFFFMITFILMSGIFTPSESMPQWAQQVNIINPFAYFMRVIRMVMLKGSGFQDISKEFFSLGVYAVVMLSLAVWRYKKVA; this is encoded by the coding sequence ATGAGGACCATATTATTTATCATTCAAAAAGAATTTATACAGATCTTCCGTAACCGGATGATGTTGCCGGTCATTTTTGTCGTTCCCATCATTCAACTTGTGATTCTGGTTAATGCTGCCACTATGGAAATGAAGCACATAGAGATGTATGTCATTGATAATGATCTTTCATCCATTTCAAGAGAGCTGGTAAGCAAATTTGAGGGATCACCATTTTATTTTATCAAGAGCGGATCTTTCGCTCTTAATGAAGCCGAAAATGAACTGAAAAGAGATGAAGTTGATGTGATTCTTCAGATCCCTCATGGTTTTGAACAAAAGTTGTACAGAGATAATCATGCAGATGTCCAGCTATTAATTAGCGCCATTAATGGGGCTGCTGCCGGAATCATTTTTGCCTATTCGAACTCGATTATTTCTGACTTTAACAGTAGCCTGTTAACCGGATCAATTTCCTCATCTGCATCAGATATGCCTGTAACCATTTCTCTTACCAGGTCATTCTGGTATAATCCCGATCTGAATTATAAAGTATACATGTTACCCGGAATACTGGTCATACTTGTGACAATCATCGGTATGTTTTTATCTTCACTCAATTTGGTAAGGGAAAAAGAGATGGGAACTATTGAACAGATTAATGTGACGCCTATCAGGAAATACCAGTTTATTATAGGCAAATTGCTTCCATTCTGGATTATCGCTCTTTTTGAGCTTGCTTTTGGCTTAGCAGTGGGTAAAATACTTTTCAACATCCCAATACTAGGAAATCTCTTACTTCTTTTCGGTTTTGCGTCACTGTATTTGCTTGCCATAATGGGTATAGGTTTATTCATTTCGACTGTTTCATCCACGCAACAGCAGGTTATGTTTCTATCATTCTTTTTTATGATCACATTCATTTTGATGAGTGGGATTTTTACTCCTTCTGAAAGTATGCCGCAATGGGCTCAACAGGTTAATATCATTAATCCATTTGCATATTTTATGCGGGTTATCAGGATGGTCATGTTGAAAGGCTCGGGATTCCAGGATATCAGTAAAGAGTTTTTTTCATTAGGCGTTTATGCGGTTGTCATGCTAAGTTTGGCTGTGTGGAGATATAAAAAAGTGGCTTAG
- a CDS encoding ABC transporter permease, protein MKRFRGFVIKEFFHILRDVRTLIVLFGIPIAQILIFGYVITNEIKDVKIAILDLSKDEITSRITSKILSSGYFLLQNNLSSVDEVEKAFKQGKVKEVVIFEPEFSIKLQKEKSASMQLIADASDANTANLIVNYTSAIIRDFIREINQDRELPMQIIPKVRMLYNDELKGVYMFIPGIMALILMLVSALMTSISITREKEYGSMEVLLVSPIKPIQVVLGKVTPYFILSFINVIVIIMLGYFVFKVPVQGSVALLFGVSMLYIMMALSTGIMISTLTSTQQSAMFISMLSLMLPTILLSGFIFPIENMPKILQWLSYIMPARWYVTAIKHIMLKGTGFLFIWREILILTGMTVIFIAISVRKFKVRLE, encoded by the coding sequence ATGAAACGGTTCAGGGGATTTGTAATAAAAGAGTTTTTCCATATTTTAAGGGACGTCAGAACTTTAATTGTTCTATTTGGAATTCCGATTGCTCAGATTCTGATTTTTGGATACGTTATTACGAACGAAATCAAAGATGTAAAGATTGCTATCCTGGATCTATCAAAGGATGAAATAACCAGTCGTATCACCAGCAAGATTCTTTCTTCGGGTTATTTTTTATTACAGAACAACCTTAGCAGCGTCGATGAGGTAGAAAAAGCTTTTAAACAAGGCAAAGTTAAAGAGGTGGTCATCTTTGAGCCTGAATTTTCAATAAAGCTTCAGAAAGAGAAATCAGCATCCATGCAGCTGATAGCTGATGCCTCAGACGCTAACACGGCTAACCTGATAGTTAATTACACATCAGCCATCATTCGTGATTTTATACGGGAAATTAACCAGGACCGCGAATTACCGATGCAAATAATCCCCAAGGTTCGCATGTTATATAATGATGAATTAAAGGGGGTTTATATGTTTATACCCGGGATAATGGCATTGATTCTTATGCTGGTTTCAGCCCTGATGACTTCTATTTCTATTACCAGGGAAAAGGAGTATGGGAGCATGGAAGTGTTGCTGGTCTCACCGATAAAGCCCATTCAGGTAGTTCTGGGTAAGGTAACCCCGTATTTTATCTTATCGTTTATCAATGTTATTGTGATCATTATGCTTGGATACTTCGTGTTTAAAGTACCGGTACAGGGGAGTGTGGCACTATTGTTTGGTGTGAGCATGCTTTACATAATGATGGCATTGTCGACTGGGATAATGATCTCAACATTAACCAGCACACAGCAGTCAGCCATGTTTATTTCCATGCTATCCCTAATGCTACCGACCATTCTATTATCTGGTTTTATTTTTCCGATAGAAAATATGCCAAAGATTTTACAATGGCTAAGCTATATCATGCCGGCCAGATGGTATGTTACAGCCATAAAACACATCATGCTGAAGGGTACGGGATTTTTATTTATATGGAGGGAAATTTTAATTCTGACGGGAATGACAGTGATTTTTATTGCTATTTCTGTCAGAAAGTTTAAGGTAAGATTGGAATGA